In Odontesthes bonariensis isolate fOdoBon6 chromosome 22, fOdoBon6.hap1, whole genome shotgun sequence, one genomic interval encodes:
- the LOC142373247 gene encoding proteinase-activated receptor 3: MRKLFICLLLFVFFISGTLQKKGKRTIKAQMNCSKAVPQPRTFKGDPVSWIKYTLNGTQAPISTHSHSALQSLSNITIEYLRGPLSTRVIPIFYMLVVAVGIPANIAILCLLVTKVRKVSSAILYCSLAVSDLLLLISLFFKAHYHLHGNHWVLGEPACRVVSACFYGNLYCSALTLACISVKRYMAVVYPFTYKSLPKRTFTAWVSVAVWGVFGAAIIPELLVEQSYWLPELNRTTCHDVLPLDYSSHIFLLYYNLGLTVFSLLMPLVVTVVCFARIIRELSRSHYDWAMYIKASSLVFGIFVVCFLPAGVLHFLHYLQLFVNGAESLYVYFNLAVCLCCLHACLDPFLFILMSKSAGSKLYVMTFKGKTLSISL, from the exons ATGAGGAAACTTTTTATCTGTCTcctgctttttgttttctttataagCGGCACACTTCAGAAAAAAG GGAAAAGAACAATAAAAGCTCAAATGAATTGCTCTAAGGCTGTTCCTCAGCCCAGAACATTTAAAGGGGACCCAGTCAGTTGGATAAAGTACACCCTTAATGGCACCCAAGCTCCCATTTCAACTCATTCCCATTCAGCTCTGCAGTCACTAAGCAACATCACCATAGAGTATCTCCGCGGCCCCCTCAGCACCCGGGTCATCCCCATTTTCTACATGTTGGTGGTTGCTGTCGGCATCCCTGCCAACATCGCCATTCTGTGCTTGCTCGTAACTAAAGTTAGAAAGGTGTCCTCTGCCATCCTCTACTGCAGCCTGGCTGTCTCCGACCTCCTACTCCTCATCTCCCTCTTCTTCAAGGCTCACTACCATCTCCATGGAAACCACTGGGTTCTCGGAGAGCCTGCCTGTCGGGTGGTCTCAGCCTGTTTCTATGGCAACCTCTATTGCTCGGCCCTGACGCTGGCCTGCATCAGTGTTAAGCGCTACATGGCCGTGGTGTACCCGTTCACGTACAAAAGCCTCCCCAAGAGGACTTTCACTGCCTGGGTCAGCGTGGCTGTGTGGGGGGTGTTTGGAGCTGCCATCATCCCTGAGCTCCTGGTTGAGCAGAGCTACTGGCTGCCTGAGCTGAACCGCACAACCTGCCATGACGTGTTGCCTCTGGATTACAGCTCTCACATTTTCCTGCTCTACTACAACCTGGGACTGACAGTGTTTAGTCTCTTGATGCCACTGGTGGTTACAGTTGTGTGCTTTGCCCGAATCATCAGAGAGCTCAGCCGATCGCACTACGACTGGGCGATGTACATCAAGGCCAGTTCGCTGGTGTTTGGCATCTTCGTGGTGTGTTTCCTCCCTGCTGGAGTCCTTCACTTCCTCCATTATCTGCAACTGTTTGTGAATGGAGCAGAAAGTTTGTATGTCTatttcaacttggcagtgtgtttgtgctgcCTCCATGCCTGTCTGGACCCCTTCCTCTTTATCCTGATGTCCAAGTCTGCGGGCTCCAAGCTTTACGTCATGACTTTCAAAGGCAAGACCCTCAGCATTTCTCTCTAA